One Halanaerobium hydrogeniformans genomic window, TTATTTGCTGGCGGTAAGTTCTCAAGCAGGTTTTGCCGAAGGAATGGCAGCTTTGATACCCTGTTACTGGATATATTTAAAAATGGCTGAATATCATCATCACAAATTAAAAGAGAATGATAATCAAATATATCAGGACTGGGCCACCGTTTTTAAAAGTTCAGATTACAAAGAGTTGGTTGAAAATATGGTCGAGATTTTAGAAAAAGAAATAGAAACAAAGAACTTCAAAAAGCTTAACTATCATTTCAAAAATTCTATCAAATTTGAATATCAATTTTTTTCTGATGTTTACCAGAGAAAAATTTGGGAAATATGATTGAAAAAAGTTGACAGAAGTTGTATGATATAATTACTTAATCTTAAGTTTTTTATTATTAAGCTTAAAGTTCAGAAAAATATGACTTTAAAAAGAGAAAGGGGTAAAAATATTGCAGTTTTTAGTCAACAATCCTCAATTTTGGAGAAGTGATGGTTTAAATGAAAAGCCACCAGAAAGTCTGGAGGTTAAGCTTGAAGATGGTAAATTAAAAATCCCATCTGAAGTTAAAGATAGACTGGGTATAGAAGAAAATACAGAATTAAAGTTAAAGCTTGGCTCAAGGGGTTTTTATTTAGAAAGAATGGATCCTCTTTTAACTAAAGTTTATATTGAACCAACCAGTGACTGTAACCTTGACTGTATAACCTGTGTCCGCCATTCCTGGGATGAAGAGATGGGGCATTTAGATCTTGATGTTTATAATAAATTAATTGAAGATTTAAAAGAATTCAAAGGGGTAGAAAAGATTTCTTTTTGGGGGATAGGTGAACCACTCTATAATCCCAATATTGTTGAAATGGTTGAAAAAGCATCTGAGCTTGATGTTCAAACCCAGATGATTACAAATGCACTGCTGCTCGACAAAGAGAAGGCAGAAGGTCTTTTAAAAGCTGGTCTTGACAGTATTGTGGTTTCAGTTGATGGAACTTCACCTGAAACAATGGCAAATATTCGCTCTGGAGCTGATTTAAATCAGGTTGTTTCCAATGTGCAGGAATTTAAAAAAATCAGGGACAAATTAGGTTTTGAAACAGAAATTGGAGTTCAGTATGTTATTATGAAATCAAATGTAGATGAGCTTAAAGATCTACGCCGTTTGGCTTTTAAAATGGGAGCATCATTTATCTTTTTAACCAATCTACTTCCCTATACAGAGAGCATGACCGATGAAATTCTCTATTCTTTTTCAATCAGCCGCTCCAGACCTGAGATAAGAACAGAGCACCGACCAGAAATATATTTACCACCGACAGATTTGAGAGAAAATATTGTTAAAGATATAGCTGCAGTGGGAGGTAAATCTAGTTCTATCAGTACAACCCAGGTGCCATTTAATCCCCATAAGGGTTACTGCAAATTTGTAGAAGAAGGCTCAATCGCTGTTAACTGGCGGGGAGAAATCGCCCCGTGTATTGCTCTAATGCACAGCTATGACCTTTATATCAGGGAGAGAGAAAAACACATCAAAAAATATTCACTGGGTAATGTTAAAGAGCAGCCATTAAATGAAATCTGGAACAGTTTGGAATTTAAAGACTTCCGTAAAGAAGTTAAAGAATTTCCTTATTCAGATTGTACTCAATGCTCGGGTTGTGATATGTCAGAAACAAATGAAGAAGACTGCCATGGAAATCAGTTTCCAGTATGTGGTGACTGCCTCTGGGCCAGAGGTGTAATCCAGTGTCCTTAATCCAGTAAATACTTCTTTAAATTGATAATTGCTA contains:
- a CDS encoding radical SAM protein, which encodes MQFLVNNPQFWRSDGLNEKPPESLEVKLEDGKLKIPSEVKDRLGIEENTELKLKLGSRGFYLERMDPLLTKVYIEPTSDCNLDCITCVRHSWDEEMGHLDLDVYNKLIEDLKEFKGVEKISFWGIGEPLYNPNIVEMVEKASELDVQTQMITNALLLDKEKAEGLLKAGLDSIVVSVDGTSPETMANIRSGADLNQVVSNVQEFKKIRDKLGFETEIGVQYVIMKSNVDELKDLRRLAFKMGASFIFLTNLLPYTESMTDEILYSFSISRSRPEIRTEHRPEIYLPPTDLRENIVKDIAAVGGKSSSISTTQVPFNPHKGYCKFVEEGSIAVNWRGEIAPCIALMHSYDLYIREREKHIKKYSLGNVKEQPLNEIWNSLEFKDFRKEVKEFPYSDCTQCSGCDMSETNEEDCHGNQFPVCGDCLWARGVIQCP